Proteins from a single region of Pyrus communis chromosome 6, drPyrComm1.1, whole genome shotgun sequence:
- the LOC137737850 gene encoding uncharacterized protein, whose product MAGISGYRSLAPKTKNAIVAGGLSAFVFGVYFYTMRAVGGTDELQAAINKFEDEKGQKEAEASMPSKV is encoded by the coding sequence ATGGCTGGGATTTCGGGATATAGGAGCCTTGCACCTAAAACAAAGAATGCGATAGTTGCTGGGGGCCTGTCAGCTTTTGTCTTCGGAGTATATTTCTACACCATGAGAGCTGTTGGAGGCACAGATGAACTGCAAGCGGCTATTAACAAGTTTGAGGACGAAAAAGGTCAGAAAGAAGCTGAAGCAAGCATGCCATCGAAGGTTTGA
- the LOC137737384 gene encoding uncharacterized protein yields the protein MGAQLPVFYTTKALLDVETRYPKIEKLILVLVVTTQKLRPYFQTNTVIFMTQSLLRSILHSPDTSQRVMKWALELGQCGLVLQPHTVIKAQALADIIAEFMPSLGDAIERPNNALKATEHTLATPTSPNGDFWYLHIDGAFNYKDSGVGMVLVTPDGLMLKQAITLGFKSSNNEAEYEALLAGLRMEKDLAVKKLAIHSDS from the coding sequence ATGGGGGCCCAATTGCCAGTATTCTACACTACTAAAGCTCTTCTCGATGTGGAAACCAGATATCCGAAGATCGAGAAATTAATTTTGGTGTTAGTTGTTACAACTCAGAAGCTTAGACCATATTTTCAAACTAATACAGTCATCTTCATGACTCAATCTCTTCTACGATCAATCCTACATAGTCCAGATACTTCTCAACGAGTAATGAAATGGGCATTGGAACTTGGCCAATGCGGCTTAGTTCTTCAACCCCACACGGTGATAAAGGCCCAAGCCTTGGCAGACATTATAGCAGAATTCATGCCTAGCTTAGGTGACGCAATAGAGCGACCCAACAATGCCCTGAAGGCAACTGAGCACACCCTAGCTACGCCTACTTCACCCAATGGAGACTTCTGGTATTTGCACATTGACGGTGCATTCAACTACAAGGACTCGGGAGTAGGCATGGTCCTTGTCACCCCAGACGGTTTGATGCTCAAGCAGGcaatcactctaggcttcaaaTCATCCAACAACGAAGCAGAGTACGAAGCCCTACTAGCTGGCCTCCGAATGGAAAAAGACTTGGCGGTGAAAAAGCTTGCAATACATTCTGATTCCTAG